A portion of the Algisphaera agarilytica genome contains these proteins:
- a CDS encoding type II secretion system protein, translating into MVDRSRQRGLTLIEVVAALALMAGVLTAALVARSRLVEQAQRAELRQEAVALLEVLSDDAAEQVLGPGSFYSDEFFVVVQDRQPPSLDALGLMVRRVSVYPAADEQAPELAAVERFVVRPTPLALEGGGRE; encoded by the coding sequence ATGGTTGATCGCTCTCGCCAACGAGGACTGACGCTGATCGAAGTGGTCGCGGCGCTGGCGTTGATGGCGGGCGTGTTGACCGCGGCGCTGGTGGCGCGGTCGCGGCTGGTCGAGCAGGCGCAGCGTGCGGAACTTCGCCAGGAAGCGGTGGCGTTGCTCGAGGTGTTGAGTGATGACGCGGCTGAGCAAGTCCTCGGCCCGGGATCGTTTTACTCCGACGAGTTCTTCGTGGTGGTGCAGGATCGGCAGCCGCCGTCGCTGGATGCGCTGGGCCTGATGGTGCGGCGGGTGAGCGTGTATCCCGCGGCGGACGAGCAGGCTCCGGAATTGGCGGCCGTCGAGCGTTTTGTGGTTCGGCCGACGCCGTTGGCGTTGGAAGGGGGCGGCCGTGAATAA
- a CDS encoding hydroxypyruvate isomerase family protein — MIDRRGFLAAGLASTAGLAVSATGEVPSSVDALPTEPFNLLYAPHFGMFKHHAGDDLIDQLKFAHSLGFRAWEDNGMMKRDVATQEKIAATMSELGMTMGVFVAHAGFKDGLYVNGGSEARAFLQQQMREAVEVAKRVNAKWCTIVPGKFVNNLEWDYQTANVVDCLRAMAEVCEPEGLVMVLEPLNPWTNHPGLFLTKIPQAYAICEAVNSPSCKILDDLYHQQITEGNLIPNMEKAWKHIAYIQVGDNPGRKEPGTGEINYLNVFADLHRRGFKGIVGMEHGNSVDGKEGELRVINAYRQCDAFLG, encoded by the coding sequence ATGATTGATCGACGCGGTTTTCTTGCGGCGGGTCTCGCTTCCACCGCAGGGCTTGCGGTTTCCGCGACGGGTGAAGTTCCCAGCAGCGTGGATGCGCTGCCGACCGAGCCGTTCAATCTGCTCTACGCCCCGCACTTCGGCATGTTCAAGCACCACGCCGGCGACGACCTGATCGACCAGCTCAAGTTTGCCCACAGCCTCGGCTTCCGTGCCTGGGAAGACAACGGCATGATGAAGCGGGACGTGGCGACCCAGGAGAAGATCGCCGCGACTATGAGCGAGCTGGGCATGACCATGGGGGTGTTTGTCGCCCACGCCGGTTTCAAAGACGGTCTCTATGTGAATGGGGGCAGCGAGGCGCGGGCGTTTTTGCAGCAGCAGATGCGCGAAGCGGTCGAGGTGGCCAAGCGGGTGAACGCCAAGTGGTGCACGATCGTGCCCGGCAAGTTCGTGAACAACCTGGAGTGGGACTACCAGACCGCCAACGTGGTGGACTGCCTCCGCGCCATGGCCGAGGTCTGCGAGCCCGAGGGGCTGGTGATGGTGCTCGAGCCGCTCAACCCCTGGACCAACCACCCGGGCCTCTTCCTCACGAAGATCCCCCAGGCCTATGCGATCTGCGAAGCGGTGAACTCGCCGAGCTGCAAGATCCTCGACGACCTGTACCACCAGCAGATCACCGAGGGGAACCTGATCCCCAACATGGAGAAGGCGTGGAAGCACATCGCGTATATCCAGGTCGGCGACAACCCGGGGCGAAAAGAGCCCGGCACCGGGGAGATCAATTACCTCAACGTCTTTGCCGACCTGCACCGCCGGGGCTTCAAGGGAATCGTCGGCATGGAGCACGGCAACAGCGTCGACGGCAAAGAAGGCGAACTCCGGGTGATTAACGCGTATCGGCAGTGCGACGCGTTTTTAGGTTGA
- a CDS encoding Gfo/Idh/MocA family protein — translation MKPSETPAIGRRDLLRAGLAAGAGLAVMPGLGTGRSAHGAVGANNRLNVALIGAHGRAGAHYATLKDENVVAVCDVNEKSIAFALEQFPNAAVYKDWRKALDHPGLDAVLCCTTDHTHAFIANWALNRDLHVYMEKPLAITVHEARTVRETYLGKQDKLATQVGMQRHAMPNFNRLRELIHDGGVGELKEVYAWGNRQIPKPGYLPGGHDIPSHIDWDLWLGPSPEHPYHPEYFSGRPGANCLNWNMYWDFGIGQMGDMGSHTMDLVWNVIDADLPTSIKSSSDEAFNPEVTPVQLRTSMNFPANDWRGPIRCTWFQGGAMPSSPSPWIDLNKIDHGAMFKGDKGFVVADFSRRLLIPNGKVTDMTHFAPRPEPELIEPLGNFQKQWTRACKEGDPKNTACNFEYSANMIESMCLGLAAFRAGEELQYDGKSGVVTNFPDANALLTKPYRDGWTLEG, via the coding sequence ATGAAACCCTCTGAAACTCCCGCCATCGGTCGTCGTGATTTACTGCGTGCAGGTCTGGCTGCCGGGGCCGGGCTTGCGGTGATGCCCGGTCTGGGTACGGGGCGTTCGGCACACGGCGCGGTCGGTGCCAACAATCGGCTCAACGTCGCGCTGATCGGCGCCCACGGCCGAGCGGGCGCGCACTACGCCACGCTCAAAGATGAAAACGTCGTCGCGGTCTGCGATGTCAACGAGAAGTCGATCGCCTTTGCGCTGGAGCAGTTCCCCAACGCCGCCGTGTACAAGGATTGGCGCAAGGCCCTGGACCACCCCGGCCTCGACGCGGTGCTCTGCTGCACCACCGACCACACCCACGCCTTCATCGCCAACTGGGCGCTCAACCGCGACCTGCACGTCTACATGGAAAAGCCCCTGGCGATCACCGTCCACGAGGCCCGTACGGTCCGCGAGACCTACCTCGGCAAGCAGGACAAACTCGCCACCCAGGTCGGCATGCAGCGACACGCCATGCCCAACTTCAACCGCCTCCGCGAGCTCATCCACGACGGCGGCGTCGGCGAACTCAAAGAGGTCTACGCCTGGGGCAACCGCCAGATCCCCAAGCCCGGCTACCTGCCCGGCGGACACGACATCCCCAGCCACATCGACTGGGACCTCTGGCTCGGCCCGTCACCCGAGCACCCATACCACCCCGAGTATTTCTCAGGCCGACCCGGCGCGAACTGCCTGAACTGGAACATGTACTGGGACTTCGGTATCGGACAGATGGGCGACATGGGCAGCCACACCATGGACCTGGTCTGGAACGTCATCGACGCCGACCTGCCCACGAGCATCAAGTCCAGCTCGGACGAGGCGTTCAACCCCGAGGTCACGCCGGTGCAGCTACGCACCTCGATGAACTTCCCCGCCAACGATTGGCGTGGCCCCATCCGTTGCACGTGGTTCCAGGGCGGCGCGATGCCCAGCTCGCCTTCGCCGTGGATCGACCTGAACAAGATCGACCACGGGGCGATGTTCAAAGGCGACAAGGGTTTTGTGGTCGCCGACTTCTCCCGCCGGCTGCTGATCCCCAACGGGAAGGTCACCGACATGACCCACTTCGCCCCGCGTCCCGAACCCGAGCTGATCGAGCCCTTGGGCAACTTCCAGAAGCAGTGGACCCGGGCCTGCAAAGAGGGCGATCCGAAGAACACCGCGTGCAACTTTGAGTACAGCGCCAACATGATCGAGAGCATGTGCCTGGGCCTCGCCGCCTTCCGGGCGGGCGAAGAGCTGCAATACGACGGCAAGAGCGGTGTCGTGACCAACTTCCCCGACGCGAACGCGCTGTTGACCAAGCCCTACCGCGACGGCTGGACGTTGGAAGGCTGA
- a CDS encoding tetratricopeptide repeat protein, whose product MKQISTNTVVRSGLLLLVAGGLLVSIGCSSSSNASSRQVVVELSGDPQAAQSSFERGVQAVHLQDLEEAEKFFLLAIESDPRHGPAHNNLGKIYYQQDWLQDAAISFQRAIEFMPFRPEPANNLGLVMEIGLRLDDAVKQYEAAIALNPDDPDYLTNLVRARVKRGDDDARLRQQLWQIADNDEREVWVEWARQQIDRLD is encoded by the coding sequence TTGAAACAAATCTCCACGAACACGGTTGTCCGGTCGGGTCTGCTTCTTCTGGTGGCGGGGGGGCTGCTCGTGTCGATCGGGTGCAGCTCGTCGTCGAACGCCTCGTCGCGTCAGGTAGTGGTCGAGCTCTCGGGCGATCCGCAGGCGGCGCAGTCGTCGTTTGAGCGCGGCGTTCAGGCGGTGCACCTGCAGGACCTGGAAGAAGCCGAGAAGTTTTTCCTCCTTGCGATCGAGTCCGACCCGCGTCACGGCCCGGCCCACAACAACCTCGGCAAGATCTACTACCAGCAAGACTGGCTGCAAGACGCGGCGATCTCGTTTCAGCGGGCGATCGAGTTCATGCCCTTCCGCCCCGAGCCGGCGAACAACCTCGGCCTGGTGATGGAGATCGGGCTCCGGCTGGACGACGCGGTCAAGCAGTACGAAGCCGCCATCGCGCTCAACCCCGACGACCCCGACTACCTGACCAACCTGGTGCGGGCCCGGGTGAAGCGCGGCGACGACGACGCACGTCTCCGGCAGCAGCTCTGGCAGATCGCCGACAACGACGAGCGCGAAGTCTGGGTGGAGTGGGCCCGGCAGCAGATCGATCGGCTCGACTGA
- a CDS encoding DUF1592 domain-containing protein, translating to MPLLLRPAESHEIGWVHFLGRFHPLVLHMPIGAMFVLALLELLNLVRSKWNLDIACRIVLWVSVLSAVPAVLAGFLLASSGGYRESLLSQHQWLGWGTAILAVWLLYLRRVSLDRHGWIWLYRPLLLVNVALLSLAGHFGGSLTHGSDYLTAYMPETLQRYLGIGQDEEGEQEDVLELAATQNSLIDAQMFVDHIQPTMAKYCYGCHGEDKQKGDVRLDGLDWDMVHGPDAESWRSVLDMINSGEMPPKGKSQPNEDERRRLVDWMTESLAIAAKARRSEDKPAFRRLTRAQYTHSLNELLGLPIDFGQTLPPDAKSEMGFTNNAETLQASPLHIEYYQQIAREALDKAIVFGDQPEAQRWRVNIAKNSGKELPGAQFGGYQSVPVSSDDITVEVLDVNGQPMAGEGVERIQNKIGLGMRGSGSDRFSVTEKGINLYGALPHRERRPKSWQGPSPNLKILIKDIFPEEGPFVFRVKASRGEITPAAKEGFVTLRNPEPAAVREDSLIVRAEDYLELDNLEIDAEGWLRPIDVAADSRADYRFEVPKAGFYQLDFVHPYAGQDAMPSYRFVFDWRFRKQERLDLPDELREAGEITEAVSLVYLKQKEYLLMVGGPFFVGFKEVRLTPLPENHQAYKSLMKEAEKNRKAYGDSTPSLRAYAGTRTDDGMDYATFDAVRTVTAPPGEPETYEFQGYFENLPTPVFDPNASSDSFSNMMVIGLWNDFLVKHSSQSGPPLMVHSLELKTPAYAQWPPASHTQIFFDSPNRSDEEAYTREVVGAFAERAFRRELAAEEVEVYLDFWRNIEGNYDRYEDGVKEVLVAILCSPNFLYVFEADEEVDEDRGPWIDPHYMASKLAYFLWDSPPDAELSRLAQEGRLRDELPAQIERMVQDPKAWRMVRRFSEEWLRVDRLREMNTNVRRYPDFTRFVKADMAEETYHFMHEVLVNDLSIMNFIDSDFAMLNQNLAEFYGIEGVKGHDFRRVEILPSMHRGGLLSQGAFLTGHSDGTDGHPIKRAVWLKEKILGDPPPPPPPNVPELDPDTPGFENLTLKEQLALHRDKASCVDCHLKIDPYGVAFENYDAVGRFREQVQGERVDSTSTLPDGIEVRGVTGIKNYVLMAKRDHFTKALVEHLYAYALGRNVTFADEEEINDIVAAVKGDDYTFRSVFEHIVLSDSFTQH from the coding sequence GTGCCGCTGCTATTACGTCCGGCCGAGTCTCACGAGATCGGCTGGGTACATTTTCTCGGACGGTTCCACCCGCTGGTCCTGCACATGCCGATCGGCGCGATGTTCGTGTTGGCGTTGTTGGAGCTGTTGAATCTGGTTCGATCCAAGTGGAACCTCGACATCGCCTGCCGGATCGTGTTGTGGGTGTCGGTGTTGAGTGCGGTGCCGGCGGTGCTGGCGGGGTTTCTGCTGGCCTCGAGTGGCGGGTATCGGGAGAGCCTGCTGTCGCAGCACCAATGGCTGGGGTGGGGCACTGCGATCCTGGCGGTGTGGCTGTTGTATCTGCGGCGTGTCAGTCTGGATCGTCACGGCTGGATCTGGTTGTATCGGCCGTTGCTGCTGGTCAATGTCGCGCTGTTGTCTTTGGCCGGCCACTTCGGCGGCTCGCTAACGCACGGCTCGGACTACCTCACCGCGTACATGCCCGAGACGCTGCAACGCTACCTCGGAATCGGACAAGACGAGGAAGGCGAGCAGGAGGACGTGCTCGAGCTGGCCGCGACGCAGAACTCGTTGATCGATGCGCAGATGTTTGTCGATCACATTCAGCCGACGATGGCCAAGTACTGCTACGGCTGCCACGGCGAGGACAAGCAGAAGGGCGATGTGCGTCTGGATGGGTTGGACTGGGACATGGTCCACGGCCCCGATGCTGAGAGCTGGCGGTCGGTCTTGGACATGATCAACTCCGGCGAGATGCCGCCCAAGGGCAAGTCGCAGCCAAACGAAGACGAACGCCGTCGCCTGGTGGATTGGATGACCGAGTCTTTGGCGATCGCCGCGAAGGCTCGGCGGAGTGAAGACAAGCCGGCGTTCCGTCGCCTGACCCGGGCGCAGTACACCCACTCGTTGAACGAGCTCCTGGGCCTGCCGATCGACTTCGGGCAGACGCTGCCGCCCGACGCCAAGTCGGAGATGGGCTTCACCAACAACGCCGAGACGTTGCAGGCCTCGCCGCTGCACATCGAGTACTACCAGCAGATCGCGCGCGAGGCGTTGGACAAGGCCATCGTGTTCGGGGACCAGCCCGAGGCACAGCGCTGGCGGGTGAACATCGCGAAAAACTCGGGGAAAGAGTTGCCCGGCGCTCAGTTCGGCGGGTATCAATCCGTCCCGGTTTCGTCGGACGACATCACCGTCGAGGTACTCGACGTCAACGGCCAGCCCATGGCCGGCGAGGGTGTCGAGCGCATCCAAAACAAGATCGGGCTGGGGATGCGGGGCTCGGGCTCGGACCGTTTCAGCGTCACGGAAAAAGGCATCAACCTCTACGGCGCCCTCCCGCACCGTGAAAGACGCCCCAAGTCGTGGCAGGGCCCGTCGCCCAACCTCAAGATCCTGATCAAAGACATCTTTCCGGAGGAAGGCCCGTTCGTCTTCCGGGTGAAGGCGTCGCGTGGTGAGATCACGCCCGCGGCGAAGGAGGGCTTTGTCACCCTGCGCAACCCCGAGCCCGCGGCGGTGCGTGAGGATTCGTTGATCGTCCGGGCCGAGGACTACCTCGAGCTGGACAACCTCGAGATCGACGCCGAGGGTTGGCTCCGCCCGATCGATGTGGCGGCCGACTCCCGGGCGGACTACCGGTTTGAGGTGCCCAAGGCGGGCTTCTATCAGCTCGACTTTGTCCACCCCTACGCCGGGCAGGACGCGATGCCGTCGTATCGGTTTGTTTTCGACTGGCGTTTCCGCAAACAGGAACGCCTGGACCTGCCCGACGAATTGCGCGAGGCGGGCGAGATCACCGAGGCGGTGAGCCTCGTCTACCTGAAGCAGAAGGAGTATCTGCTGATGGTCGGCGGGCCGTTCTTTGTCGGGTTCAAGGAAGTCCGCCTGACGCCGTTGCCCGAAAACCACCAGGCCTACAAGTCGTTGATGAAGGAAGCGGAGAAGAACCGCAAGGCCTACGGCGACTCCACTCCGTCGCTGCGGGCCTACGCCGGCACGCGCACCGACGACGGCATGGACTACGCCACGTTCGACGCCGTCCGCACAGTCACCGCGCCGCCCGGCGAGCCCGAAACGTATGAATTCCAAGGCTATTTCGAGAACCTGCCCACCCCCGTGTTCGACCCCAACGCGAGCTCGGACTCGTTCTCGAACATGATGGTCATCGGCTTGTGGAACGACTTCCTGGTCAAACACAGCAGCCAGTCCGGCCCGCCGCTGATGGTCCATTCGCTCGAACTCAAAACCCCGGCCTACGCGCAGTGGCCCCCCGCGAGCCACACGCAGATCTTCTTCGATTCGCCGAATCGCAGCGACGAGGAGGCGTACACCCGTGAAGTGGTAGGGGCCTTCGCCGAGCGTGCGTTCCGTCGTGAACTCGCCGCCGAGGAGGTCGAGGTGTACCTCGACTTCTGGCGCAACATCGAGGGCAACTACGACCGTTACGAAGACGGCGTGAAGGAAGTCCTGGTCGCGATCCTGTGTTCGCCGAACTTCCTGTACGTGTTCGAGGCCGACGAAGAGGTTGACGAGGATCGGGGCCCGTGGATCGACCCGCACTACATGGCGTCGAAGCTCGCGTACTTCTTGTGGGACTCTCCGCCGGACGCCGAGTTGAGTCGGTTGGCTCAGGAAGGCCGGCTGCGTGACGAGCTGCCCGCTCAGATCGAACGCATGGTGCAGGACCCTAAGGCCTGGCGGATGGTCCGGCGGTTCTCCGAGGAGTGGCTGCGCGTGGACCGGCTGCGCGAGATGAACACCAATGTCCGGCGCTACCCGGACTTCACGCGATTCGTGAAGGCGGACATGGCCGAGGAAACCTACCACTTCATGCACGAGGTGCTGGTCAACGACCTGAGCATCATGAACTTCATCGACTCGGACTTCGCGATGCTCAACCAGAACCTCGCGGAGTTCTACGGCATCGAGGGCGTGAAAGGCCACGACTTCCGCCGTGTCGAGATTTTGCCGTCGATGCACCGCGGCGGCCTGCTGTCCCAGGGTGCCTTCCTCACCGGCCACTCCGACGGCACCGACGGCCACCCGATCAAGCGGGCGGTCTGGCTGAAGGAAAAGATCCTGGGCGACCCGCCGCCGCCGCCGCCGCCGAACGTCCCCGAGCTGGACCCCGACACGCCCGGCTTCGAGAACCTCACGCTCAAGGAGCAGCTCGCGCTGCACCGCGACAAGGCGTCCTGCGTCGATTGCCACCTGAAGATCGACCCCTACGGCGTGGCGTTTGAGAACTATGACGCCGTCGGCCGATTCCGCGAGCAGGTGCAGGGCGAGCGCGTCGATTCCACGTCGACCCTGCCCGACGGCATCGAGGTCCGCGGCGTCACCGGCATCAAGAACTACGTGCTCATGGCCAAGCGCGACCACTTCACCAAGGCTCTGGTGGAGCATCTCTACGCCTACGCCCTGGGCCGAAACGTCACGTTTGCCGACGAAGAAGAGATCAACGACATCGTTGCCGCGGTCAAGGGCGACGATTACACCTTCCGCAGTGTGTTCGAGCACATCGTGCTAAGCGATTCGTTTACCCAGCATTAA
- a CDS encoding prepilin-type N-terminal cleavage/methylation domain-containing protein has product MNKREHGITLIEMLAVLALTGMLLAALFQALGGVVRSERRLADDAPIEEATPWRDIVQGQIKADLDQALWAVYDDQELSIEGWSGRDVELGTTDHNAVRVTYRIDADTQLLFREQQRLGQVQLAPTQRELVAACVADFEMDRQGWVVLRFADPGVRPLRFNLADRQRGGAG; this is encoded by the coding sequence GTGAATAAGCGAGAACACGGGATCACGTTGATTGAGATGCTCGCCGTGCTGGCATTAACCGGCATGCTGCTGGCGGCGTTGTTCCAAGCGCTCGGCGGCGTGGTGCGCAGCGAGCGTCGGTTGGCGGATGATGCGCCGATCGAAGAAGCGACGCCGTGGCGCGATATCGTTCAAGGACAGATCAAGGCGGACCTCGACCAGGCGCTCTGGGCGGTGTACGACGACCAGGAGCTGAGCATCGAGGGCTGGAGCGGTCGAGATGTCGAACTCGGCACCACGGATCACAACGCGGTGCGCGTCACCTATCGCATCGACGCCGACACACAGTTGTTGTTCCGCGAACAGCAGCGCCTCGGCCAAGTCCAACTCGCCCCGACTCAGCGCGAACTCGTCGCGGCGTGTGTTGCAGACTTTGAGATGGATCGACAGGGTTGGGTGGTGCTGCGTTTTGCGGACCCCGGGGTGCGGCCGCTGCGATTCAATCTGGCCGACCGGCAACGCGGGGGGGCGGGCTGA